A portion of the Periophthalmus magnuspinnatus isolate fPerMag1 chromosome 2, fPerMag1.2.pri, whole genome shotgun sequence genome contains these proteins:
- the dhrsx gene encoding dehydrogenase/reductase SDR family member on chromosome X, which yields MWLMEVLVPLLRLYLCGMKVLWYQMFHKSFTMPALPSQSGRVAIVTGATRGMGLETARQLHRLGMHVIIVGNEREEGQEAASKLNAENHSGGKAEFIFLDLTSLKSIQQFTQNFKQRRLPLHVLVNNAGTMLVPERQTQDGFELHFGLNYLSHFLLTNLLLDVLKDSGKAGRCARIVNMSSATHYAGVIDMNDLNRRSSYSSHGAYSQSKLALVLFTYCLQEQLTSAGAQVTVNAVDPGMVDTALYDNLWTLAQMLKKPVAKILFRTPAEGASTAVFAAVSSQMEGVGGVYLYNGEKTRSAEISYDSDLQIQLWKRSCQVVGLQ from the exons ATGTGGCTGATGGAGGTTCTGGTTCCGTTGCTCCGGCTCTACCTTTGCGGCATGAAAGTCCTGTGGTACCAGATGTTCCATAAATCCTTCACGATGCCAG CCTTACCGTCTCAGAGCGGAAGAGTCGCCATTGTTACCGGGGCAACCAGAGGAATGGGCCTGGAGACCGCTCGGCAACTGCACCGGCTGGGCATGCATGTCATCATAG TtggaaatgagagagaggagggacaagaGGCTGCGAGCAAACTCAACGCAGAGAACCACAGCGGAGGAAAAG ccGAGTTTATTTTCCTGGATTTGACGTCGCTGAAGTCCATCCAGCAATTCACCCAAAACTTTAAACAGAGACGCCTCCCTCTGCATGTGCTCGTCAATAACG CCGGTACGATGCTCGTCCCGGAGCGTCAGACCCAGGATGGTTTTGAGCTTCACTTTGGTCTGAATTATCTGAGCCACTTCCTGTTGACAAACCTGCTCCTGGACGTCCTGAAGGATTCTGGGAAAGCGGGGCGATGTGCACGAATCGTCAACATGTCGTCAGCAACGCACTATGCCGGAGTTATCGACATGAACGACCTCAACAGGAG ATCCAGTTACAGTTCTCATGGGGCGTACTCTCAGTCTAAACTGGCTCTGGTCCTGTTCACGTACTGCCTCCAGGAGCAGCTGACCTCTGCAGGCGCTCAGGTCACCGTGAACGCAGTGGACCCAGGGATGGTGGACACAGCGCTATACGATAACCTGTGGACTTTAGCACAGATGCTAAAAAAGCCTGTGGCTAAAATACTGTTCAGG acaccagcagagggcgcctcCACAGCCGTATTCGCCGCAGTCTCGTCTCAAATGGAGGGAGTGGGCGGAGTTTATCTTTACAACGGTGAAAAAACGCGATCGGCTGAAATCTCCTACGACTCTGATCTCCAGATACAACTGTGGAAGAGGAGTTGCCAAGTGGTGGGACTGCAGTGA
- the LOC117381546 gene encoding E3 SUMO-protein ligase ZBED1-like, giving the protein MEGKSGPSGSGLNLVAHPRAKSKVWKYFGFDTDADGCILHWKRIYCRVCMTQIAYSGNTSNLAYHLEKNHPVEYGELLKSNTDQMREAFVTAYTKIKTEPLILQVAQPYNQNMQQNLSNNCRHNDLSLAILNFICEGLYPVSIVEEPTFKSLMTTVDSSFSLPSKSDLALKMVPQMYCRIRNEVFSELANVVYCGISTDLWQSLTQNRTYISLSIHAVNCNMTSGFSMVNKCLKTFEVQEDNTAENITREMYETFVEWGITHKVSGATTNGSVDIVKACSLLEMSVEMPCLGHTLNRAMDEAFQLPSVDTFLGCCRKLVDHFKEPVLYTLREKQQMYGLPLATLVSDKGGTWLATLAMLQMLKDQQMAINAVIMHEDSGHPFNFTRANWSLLEGLIDVLKPFRVVANMFTSCKFPTISMVKPVLHMLLNNNLKTKDGELKEVRLIKEVVAKVLTNTYSENSQQEIAMFLNIATFLDPRYKKLPFLSNKDRAKVESNLIDEAKAILEKQNACLEDFSFESDEPPNKKQATSTHDNPLAAIFCQSESDQGQEELNSQVLEEIGNYKSQRVLGLNEDPLLWWSTHATLFPTLPKLLQKYWCVPATSAPCHRLFSSSGTVLCGKRNRINPSLVNQQVFLYENSRGYYEPEPCEEDLDVWEANSTLGQPL; this is encoded by the coding sequence ATGGAGGGCAAGTCCGGACCGTCTGGCTCTGGGCTAAACCTCGTGGCTCATCCTCGCGCCAAAAGCAAAGTTTGGAAATATTTTGGATTCGACACGGATGCTGACGGATGCATTTTACACTGGAAACGGATCTACTGCCGAGTTTGCATGACCCAGATCGCGTACTCTGGAAACACGTCAAATCTGGCTTATCATCTTGAGAAAAACCATCCTGTAGAATACGGGGAACTACTTAAAAGCAATACCGACCAAATGCGAGAAGCCTTTGTCACTGCGTATACGAAAATCAAAACTGAACCGCTAATTCTCCAAGTCGCACAGCCTTATAATCAAAACATGCAACAAAATCTTTCCAACAACTGCAGACATAATGACTTAAGTTTAGCTATTCTTAACTTTATCTGCGAAGGCTTGTATCCAGTTTCAATCGTGGAAGAACCAACGTTTAAATCCCTGATGACAACTGTAGATTCTAGCTTTAGCCTACCTAGCAAATCCGACTTGGCGCTCAAAATGGTGCCTCAAATGTACTGCCGAATTCGTAATGAAGTCTTCTCTGAGCTGGCGAATGTCGTTTACTGCGGAATCTCTACGGATTTGTGGCAAAGTTTGACTCAAAACCGAACGTACATTTCTTTATCGATCCATGCCGTGAATTGCAATATGACCAGTGGATTTTCAATGGTGAACAAATGCCTCAAAACATTTGAAGTGCAAGAAGACAATACCGCGGAGAATATCACGAGAGAAATGTACGAAACCTTTGTGGAATGGGGCATAACGCATAAAGTTAGCGGCGCAACTACGAATGGATCAGTAGATATAGTAAAGGCCTGCTCACTTTTGGAGATGTCCGTAGAAATGCCTTGCCTTGGCCATACGTTAAACCGCGCTATGGATGAAGCGTTCCAGCTACCAAGCGTTGATACCTTTCTGGGTTGTTGCCGCAAGCTAGTAGACCATTTCAAAGAACCCGTTTTGTATACATTGCGTGAAAAGCAACAGATGTATGGGCTACCTTTGGCGACGCTAGTCTCAGATAAAGGCGGAACGTGGTTAGCGACATTAGCGATGCTGCAGATGCTAAAAGATCAGCAAATGGCTATCAATGCTGTAATAATGCATGAGGATAGCGGGCATCCTTTCAATTTTACACGCGCCAACTGGTCGCTTCTGGAAGGATTGATTGATGTACTTAAACCGTTCAGAGTTGTCGCTAATATGTTTACATCTTGCAAATTTCCAACAATTAGCATGGTAAAACCCGTGCTCCATATGCTGCTGAACAACAACTTGAAAACCAAAGATGGAGAATTGAAGGAGGTCCGTCTAATTAAAGAAGTTGTGGCTAAAGTTTTGACCAATACTTACTCTGAAAATTCACAACAGGAGATTGCAATGTTTCTCAATATTGCCACTTTCCTAGACCCGAGGTACAAAAAGTTGCCATTTTTGTCGAATAAAGACCGAGCAAAAGTTGAGTCGAACTTGATTGACGAAGCTAAAGCGATTCTCGAAAAGCAAAATGCGTGTCTGGAAGATTTCTCCTTTGAATCGGACGAACccccaaataaaaaacaagctacatCAACACATGATAATCCGCTGGCGGCCATTTTCTGTCAATCTGAATCTGACCAAGGCCAAGAAGAGCTGAATTCGCAGGTCTTGGAAGAAATCGGTAACTATAAATCGCAGCGCGTGCTTGGTTTAAATGAAGATCCTCTACTGTGGTGGTCCACTCATGCTACGCTGTTTCCGACTTTGCCCAAATTACTGCAGAAATATTGGTGTGTTCCTGCAACTAGCGCCCCCTGCCATAGACTATTCAGCTCGTCTGGTACTGTTCTGTGCGGTAAAAGAAATCGTATTAACCCTTCCTTGGTCAATCAGCAAGTATTCCTGTATGAAAACTCAAGAGGATACTACGAACCAGAGCCATGTGAGGAAGATCTGGACGTTTGGGAGGCAAATTCTACTCTGGGACAGCCACTGTAA